In Halorhabdus tiamatea SARL4B, a genomic segment contains:
- a CDS encoding Cdc6/Cdc18 family protein has translation MDIDTRIRRRRRRGASQALVLDYDRLNPAAHVAEPIGRGPIVERVLDHLDPAFDGSLPSDVYVWGPPGSGKSAVLTAVFSRLETPATQPQTAIQTTTRAQSVELPQFVYVNGREVDSEFQLYRRVLDGLTDADAPTRGISTDELTSRLRSALAEPVGTVIAVDHAEEFEFSPAAVRSSLEALDGTLSTVLVGRTPPSDVDEVGDVAEIEIPGYGQQVLIDVLMTRGSSGLAQDALAYDQTRRIAAWAGGNAHDALAALFSAAVIADDDGVQEIRDDDVAAGIDAVPRDGTSLGVVLALPSNRQRVLRAFLELDDDRRSSVTTTTEAIADSKWVDLSVGTVKRILYELADAGVFDRVTAEQTTGHGRPPSRLEPQFPTLVFRELYDIQSAS, from the coding sequence ATGGACATCGATACACGGATCAGACGGCGCCGACGGCGCGGGGCGAGCCAGGCGCTCGTCCTCGACTACGACCGCCTCAACCCAGCCGCTCACGTCGCCGAGCCGATCGGCCGCGGTCCGATCGTCGAACGCGTCCTCGACCATCTCGATCCCGCCTTCGACGGGTCACTCCCGTCGGACGTCTACGTCTGGGGGCCACCAGGCAGCGGCAAATCGGCCGTCCTCACTGCGGTGTTTTCCCGACTGGAGACGCCGGCGACCCAGCCACAGACGGCCATTCAGACGACGACGCGAGCCCAGAGCGTCGAGCTCCCGCAGTTCGTCTACGTGAACGGTCGTGAGGTCGACAGCGAGTTCCAGCTGTATCGTCGCGTCCTCGACGGCCTGACCGACGCAGACGCGCCCACGCGGGGAATCAGTACCGATGAGCTCACCTCGCGACTCCGGTCGGCGCTTGCCGAACCTGTCGGGACCGTGATCGCGGTGGATCACGCCGAGGAATTCGAGTTCTCGCCGGCGGCCGTCCGCTCGTCGCTGGAGGCACTGGACGGGACGCTCTCGACCGTGCTGGTCGGTCGGACCCCGCCGAGCGACGTCGACGAAGTGGGGGACGTCGCCGAGATCGAGATACCCGGATACGGCCAGCAGGTGTTGATCGACGTCCTGATGACCCGCGGCTCGTCCGGACTCGCACAGGACGCCCTCGCGTACGATCAAACCCGGCGGATCGCCGCCTGGGCGGGTGGGAACGCACACGACGCGCTCGCAGCGCTGTTCAGTGCGGCAGTCATCGCAGACGACGACGGCGTCCAGGAGATCCGAGATGACGACGTCGCGGCGGGCATCGACGCCGTCCCTCGGGACGGCACGTCGCTCGGCGTCGTTCTGGCACTCCCGTCGAACCGACAGCGTGTGTTGCGGGCGTTTCTGGAACTCGACGACGATCGACGATCCTCCGTCACCACGACCACGGAGGCGATCGCAGACTCGAAGTGGGTCGACCTCTCGGTCGGGACCGTCAAGCGAATCCTCTACGAACTCGCAGACGCCGGTGTCTTCGATCGCGTCACCGCCGAACAGACGACCGGCCACGGTCGCCCGCCGAGCCGCCTCGAACCACAGTTTCCGACGCTCGTGTTCCGGGAGCTGTACGATATCCAGTCAGCGAGCTAG
- the glpK gene encoding glycerol kinase GlpK, producing MTDTYIGAIDQGTTGTRFMVFDHEGQVVANAYEKHEQHYPEPGWVEHDPLEIWENTKDVVTEALADAGIDADHLDGIGITNQRETTIVWDRDTGKPVHNALVWQDRRTTDRVEALEDAEKIEWIRGKTGLEADAYFTATKAEWLLENAEPLKMQSSRAADLRDRAEAGELLLGTPDAWLVYNLTGNHVTDVTNASRTMLYNIHDLAWDDDLLSEFGVPREMLPEVRPSSDEQYYGHTDPEGFLGAEIPVAGALGDQQAALFGQTCFDEGDAKNTYGTGSFYLMNTGTDAVESDHGLLTTIGFQRSGEPVQYALEGSIFVTGAAIEWLEDVDLINNAAQTADLARSVDSTDGVYMVPAFTGLGAPHWDGRARGTIVGMTRGTRKEHIVRATLESIGYLTRDVAEAMEADSGIETTSLKVDGGAVKNNFLTQLQSDIIQTEIERPEVDETTALGAAYAAGLAVGYWESLDELRDNWQLDRQFTPEADAEKADAMYSRWDDAVERSLGWAREE from the coding sequence ATGACAGACACCTACATCGGCGCGATCGATCAGGGGACGACCGGAACTCGCTTCATGGTCTTCGACCACGAAGGGCAGGTCGTCGCGAACGCCTACGAGAAACACGAGCAGCACTACCCCGAGCCCGGGTGGGTCGAACACGATCCACTCGAGATCTGGGAGAACACCAAAGACGTCGTCACCGAAGCCCTCGCGGACGCCGGGATCGACGCGGACCACCTCGACGGGATCGGGATTACCAATCAACGCGAGACGACCATCGTCTGGGACCGTGACACCGGGAAACCGGTCCACAACGCGCTGGTCTGGCAGGACCGGCGCACGACCGACCGCGTCGAAGCCCTAGAGGACGCCGAGAAGATCGAGTGGATCCGCGGAAAGACCGGGCTGGAGGCCGACGCCTACTTCACGGCGACGAAGGCGGAGTGGTTGCTCGAGAACGCCGAACCGCTCAAGATGCAGAGTTCCCGGGCGGCCGACCTCCGCGACCGGGCCGAGGCCGGCGAACTCCTGCTCGGGACGCCCGACGCCTGGCTCGTCTACAATCTCACGGGCAACCACGTCACGGACGTGACGAACGCCTCGCGGACGATGCTTTACAACATCCACGACCTGGCGTGGGACGACGACCTCCTCTCGGAGTTCGGCGTGCCCCGGGAGATGTTGCCCGAGGTGCGTCCGTCCTCGGACGAGCAGTATTACGGCCACACCGACCCCGAGGGCTTTCTCGGTGCGGAGATTCCCGTCGCGGGCGCACTCGGTGACCAGCAGGCCGCGCTGTTCGGCCAGACCTGTTTCGACGAGGGTGACGCGAAGAACACCTACGGCACCGGGTCGTTCTACCTGATGAACACCGGCACCGACGCCGTCGAATCAGATCACGGCCTCCTCACGACGATCGGCTTCCAGCGATCGGGCGAACCCGTCCAGTACGCCCTGGAAGGCTCGATCTTCGTCACCGGGGCGGCGATCGAGTGGCTCGAGGACGTCGACCTCATCAACAACGCCGCCCAGACCGCGGATCTCGCGCGGTCGGTCGACTCGACCGACGGCGTCTACATGGTGCCCGCCTTTACCGGCCTCGGCGCACCACACTGGGACGGGCGCGCACGCGGGACGATCGTCGGCATGACGCGCGGCACGCGGAAGGAACACATCGTTCGCGCGACGCTCGAATCGATCGGGTATCTGACCCGCGACGTCGCCGAGGCGATGGAGGCCGACTCCGGCATCGAGACGACGTCGCTCAAGGTCGACGGCGGGGCGGTGAAGAACAACTTCCTGACCCAGCTCCAGAGCGACATCATCCAGACCGAGATCGAACGACCGGAGGTCGACGAGACGACGGCGCTCGGAGCCGCCTACGCCGCCGGCCTCGCCGTCGGCTACTGGGAGTCACTCGATGAACTCCGTGACAACTGGCAACTCGATCGCCAGTTCACTCCCGAAGCCGATGCCGAGAAAGCTGACGCGATGTACAGTCGCTGGGACGACGCCGTCGAGCGCTCGCTCGGGTGGGCACGAGAGGAATAA
- the glpA gene encoding anaerobic glycerol-3-phosphate dehydrogenase subunit GlpA gives MTATSPHVLVIGGGSTGVGIARDAAMRGFDVTLVEKGNLTHGTTGRMHGLLHSGGRYAVSDQASARECIEENMILRDIATHCVEDTGGLFVKRPEDTEAYYQEKLAGLRECSIPATELTAEEARRREPFLARDIDKAIEVPDAAIDPFRLCVANAISAQNHGARIETFSEVTDLLVEDGEIVGAELTHESGEGKRVHGTEASVEEIRVDHIVNAAGAWTGEIAAMADIDVAVRPSKGVMTIMNVRQVDTVINRCQPKGDADIVVPHETTAILGTTDEEVSDPADYPEEAWEVDLMIDELSKLVPILEDARTIRSFWGVRPLYEPPETGTDDPTDITREFFLLDHDERDGVPGMTTIVGGKLTTYRLMAEQLVDHLAEKFGMETTCRTAEEPLPGSEDAGVIDEAMDDFGLRSPVAKRSAERLGSRTQDVLDTDEPNPVVCGCEAVTRAEVKDAIEQSGTDLNAVRIRTRAGMGNCQGGFCSHRLANELHPEFDEGRTRAALDELYEERWKGQRHALWGRQLSQAMITYAMHALTMNRDRDPASDGGSLDFGAFDSGPASSPDTTDDGRPADGTADVATDGGRGDGRGD, from the coding sequence ATGACCGCTACATCACCACACGTGCTCGTTATCGGCGGTGGCTCGACGGGTGTCGGGATCGCCCGGGACGCCGCGATGCGGGGCTTCGACGTGACACTGGTCGAGAAGGGCAATCTCACCCACGGGACGACCGGGCGGATGCACGGCCTGCTCCACAGCGGTGGCCGGTACGCCGTCTCCGATCAGGCGAGCGCGCGCGAGTGCATCGAGGAGAACATGATCCTCCGGGACATCGCCACCCACTGCGTCGAGGACACGGGCGGGCTGTTCGTCAAGCGACCGGAGGACACCGAGGCGTACTACCAGGAAAAGTTGGCTGGGCTCCGGGAATGCTCGATTCCGGCAACCGAACTCACCGCCGAGGAGGCACGCCGGCGGGAGCCGTTTCTCGCGAGAGACATCGACAAAGCCATCGAGGTGCCCGACGCGGCGATCGACCCCTTCCGGCTGTGCGTGGCCAACGCAATTAGCGCACAGAATCACGGCGCTCGCATCGAGACGTTCTCGGAAGTGACCGACCTGCTGGTCGAGGACGGCGAGATCGTCGGCGCGGAGCTCACCCACGAGAGCGGCGAGGGAAAGCGGGTCCACGGCACTGAAGCGTCCGTCGAAGAGATCCGCGTCGACCACATTGTCAACGCAGCCGGGGCCTGGACGGGCGAGATCGCGGCGATGGCGGACATCGACGTGGCGGTCCGCCCTTCGAAGGGTGTGATGACCATCATGAACGTCCGGCAAGTCGACACGGTGATCAATCGGTGTCAGCCCAAGGGCGACGCCGACATCGTCGTCCCCCACGAGACGACGGCGATCCTCGGGACGACAGACGAGGAGGTGAGCGATCCCGCGGACTACCCGGAGGAAGCGTGGGAGGTCGATCTCATGATCGATGAACTGTCGAAACTCGTCCCGATCCTCGAAGACGCACGCACGATCCGCTCGTTCTGGGGCGTTCGCCCGCTCTATGAGCCCCCCGAGACCGGGACCGACGATCCGACGGACATCACGCGGGAGTTCTTCCTGCTCGATCACGACGAGCGCGACGGCGTTCCCGGGATGACGACCATCGTCGGCGGGAAACTCACGACCTATCGGCTGATGGCCGAGCAACTCGTCGATCACCTCGCCGAGAAATTCGGGATGGAGACGACCTGCCGGACGGCCGAGGAGCCACTCCCCGGCAGCGAGGACGCGGGCGTCATCGACGAGGCGATGGACGACTTCGGCCTGCGCTCGCCGGTCGCCAAACGGAGCGCCGAGCGTCTGGGCTCGCGAACGCAGGACGTCCTCGACACCGACGAACCGAACCCGGTCGTCTGTGGGTGTGAGGCGGTGACGCGCGCGGAGGTCAAAGACGCCATCGAGCAGTCCGGCACTGACCTCAACGCGGTCCGGATCCGCACGCGGGCCGGGATGGGCAACTGCCAGGGCGGCTTCTGTAGCCATCGGCTGGCGAACGAACTCCACCCCGAATTCGACGAGGGGCGCACACGGGCAGCGCTCGACGAACTCTACGAAGAGCGCTGGAAGGGTCAACGCCACGCACTCTGGGGCAGACAGCTCTCCCAGGCGATGATCACCTACGCCATGCACGCGCTGACGATGAACCGCGACCGCGATCCCGCCAGCGACGGCGGGTCGCTCGACTTCGGCGCGTTCGACTCCGGGCCGGCGAGCAGCCCCGACACGACCGACGACGGACGACCGGCGGACGGAACCGCAGACGTCGCCACCGACGGTGGCAGGGGTGATGGCCGTGGCGATTGA
- the glpB gene encoding glycerol-3-phosphate dehydrogenase subunit GlpB encodes MAVAIDSEVLVIGGGIAGLSSALSAAQAGADVRLVSEAETTLHHASGLLDVLGYPPNADVDGPVVDPFDAIGELPETHPYAIVGEQAVRDGLAMIDDVLGEAYHGSHTDANALVPTHGGTVKPTARYPTSVAAGLASDDRELLLVDFERLTGFDAGVAAEHLEAAGIPAETNAATVEFPIVVRDDAKVTRYAHLLDENPTVTVDGREQRVRTALADAIEPHLGEAERVGFPAVLGVDHPAEIRNELEDRLGAAVFEVPMGPPSILGGRLEDRLYAALDDAGGEIEAGGGPIVDFDADDGTISEIYMDRSGSRIPYAAEQYVLATGDVAGGGIDADRAGVTEPIFGCDVPHPEDRYEWFEGEAFGDHAFAEFGVVVDDALRPVGAEGDPEFPNLRAAGAVIGGYDYPAEKSASGVSIATGYAAGRRAAKEV; translated from the coding sequence ATGGCCGTGGCGATTGACTCCGAGGTGCTCGTGATCGGCGGCGGGATCGCCGGGCTCTCTTCGGCCCTATCCGCGGCGCAAGCGGGGGCCGACGTCCGACTCGTCAGCGAGGCCGAGACGACCCTCCATCACGCCAGCGGGCTGCTCGACGTGCTCGGCTACCCGCCGAACGCCGACGTCGACGGGCCGGTAGTCGATCCGTTCGACGCCATCGGGGAGCTCCCCGAGACCCACCCGTACGCGATCGTCGGCGAGCAAGCCGTCCGTGATGGTCTGGCGATGATCGACGACGTGCTGGGCGAAGCCTATCACGGCAGCCACACCGACGCGAACGCCCTCGTTCCGACCCACGGCGGGACGGTCAAGCCCACGGCGCGGTATCCCACGAGCGTCGCGGCGGGACTCGCGAGCGACGATCGCGAGCTGTTGCTTGTCGACTTCGAGCGCCTCACCGGCTTCGACGCCGGCGTGGCCGCCGAACACCTGGAAGCCGCGGGGATCCCCGCCGAAACGAACGCCGCCACCGTCGAGTTTCCGATCGTCGTGCGCGACGACGCGAAGGTCACGCGGTACGCCCACCTGCTCGACGAGAACCCGACGGTCACGGTCGACGGCCGCGAGCAGCGCGTCAGAACTGCCCTCGCGGACGCGATCGAACCCCATCTCGGCGAGGCCGAGCGGGTCGGTTTCCCCGCCGTGCTGGGCGTCGACCATCCGGCGGAGATCCGGAACGAACTCGAAGACCGTCTCGGTGCGGCAGTCTTCGAGGTCCCGATGGGACCGCCAAGCATCCTCGGTGGCCGGCTCGAAGACCGCCTCTACGCCGCGCTCGACGACGCCGGCGGGGAGATCGAGGCCGGCGGCGGGCCGATCGTGGACTTCGACGCCGACGACGGAACGATTTCGGAGATATACATGGACCGATCGGGGAGTCGAATCCCCTACGCGGCCGAGCAGTACGTCCTCGCGACCGGGGACGTCGCCGGCGGCGGTATCGACGCCGATCGGGCGGGCGTCACCGAGCCGATCTTCGGCTGTGACGTGCCTCACCCGGAGGACCGCTACGAGTGGTTCGAGGGTGAGGCGTTCGGCGATCACGCGTTCGCCGAATTCGGGGTCGTCGTCGACGACGCGCTCCGGCCGGTCGGCGCGGAGGGCGACCCCGAGTTCCCGAACCTCCGGGCGGCGGGGGCCGTGATCGGCGGCTACGACTACCCCGCGGAAAAATCAGCGAGCGGCGTTTCGATCGCGACTGGCTACGCCGCCGGTCGGCGAGCGGCGAAGGAGGTCTAA
- a CDS encoding anaerobic glycerol-3-phosphate dehydrogenase subunit C yields the protein MSDTQRDGTDAEGASLTSEEGYEPRDVFGTTTEMDLRSGADNCTKVGTCDAECPVAEVNDDFPGPQFQGPEQWRLSSKGDVEIDDSITECSNCLQCDSGCPSGVPFSEMHNTARAKYVLEEQSLSIKKIRNRILANYRTSAWLASKLPRTANFFMNNGAVRWVMEKTMKIPSEREFPEFATQTFREWWRERGGAQVQSEEKRVAYFHGCYSNYNTTEVAKAMVRVYESLGYEIVVPKQKCSGTPMFANGRVDDARRHAKVNVEHLGDAIEAGYDVIATCSSCSLALRQEYPDLFDLDGIDELAAHTYDAMEYLRVHEDLESELAGAQAEDFPDVAYHAPCHSRNQGLGRQAVELFEDVEGVTVTDVGDSCSGISGTYGWKEEKYETSMEIGEEMFEHMEDADAEHGMTECPTCSMQMEHGTGYEISHPMQLLERVLT from the coding sequence ATGAGTGATACACAACGAGACGGGACGGACGCCGAGGGCGCATCACTGACCAGCGAGGAGGGCTACGAACCACGCGACGTCTTTGGGACGACCACGGAGATGGACCTCCGGTCGGGGGCCGACAACTGCACGAAAGTCGGGACCTGCGACGCCGAGTGTCCAGTCGCCGAGGTCAACGACGACTTCCCCGGCCCGCAGTTCCAGGGGCCCGAACAGTGGCGACTCTCCTCAAAGGGAGATGTCGAGATCGACGACTCGATCACCGAGTGTTCGAACTGCCTGCAGTGTGACAGTGGCTGTCCCTCCGGCGTCCCCTTCAGCGAGATGCACAACACGGCGCGGGCGAAGTACGTCTTAGAAGAGCAATCCCTCTCGATCAAGAAGATCCGCAACCGGATTCTCGCTAACTACCGGACGTCGGCGTGGCTGGCCTCGAAGCTCCCCCGGACGGCGAACTTCTTCATGAACAACGGGGCGGTCCGGTGGGTGATGGAGAAGACCATGAAGATTCCGAGCGAGCGGGAGTTCCCGGAGTTCGCCACCCAGACGTTTCGGGAATGGTGGCGGGAACGGGGTGGCGCGCAGGTCCAAAGCGAGGAGAAGCGCGTCGCGTACTTCCACGGCTGCTACTCGAACTACAACACCACCGAGGTCGCGAAGGCGATGGTCCGGGTCTACGAGTCGCTGGGCTACGAGATCGTCGTCCCGAAACAGAAGTGCTCGGGGACGCCGATGTTCGCCAACGGGCGCGTCGACGACGCTCGGCGACACGCGAAAGTCAACGTCGAGCATCTCGGCGACGCGATCGAGGCGGGCTACGACGTGATCGCCACCTGCTCGTCGTGTTCGCTCGCGCTCCGCCAGGAGTACCCCGATCTGTTCGACCTCGACGGGATCGACGAACTCGCCGCTCACACCTACGACGCCATGGAGTACCTCCGGGTCCACGAGGATCTCGAATCCGAACTCGCCGGTGCACAAGCCGAAGACTTTCCCGACGTCGCCTACCACGCGCCGTGTCACTCCCGAAATCAGGGCCTCGGGCGACAGGCTGTCGAACTCTTCGAGGATGTCGAGGGCGTCACCGTGACCGACGTCGGCGACTCGTGTTCGGGCATTTCGGGCACCTACGGCTGGAAGGAAGAGAAGTACGAGACCTCGATGGAGATCGGCGAAGAGATGTTCGAACACATGGAGGATGCAGACGCCGAACACGGGATGACCGAGTGTCCGACCTGCTCGATGCAGATGGAACACGGGACGGGCTATGAGATTTCCCACCCGATGCAGTTGCTCGAACGGGTATTGACCTGA
- the ppc gene encoding phosphoenolpyruvate carboxylase codes for MTLHGRELTQDVRELGELLGSVIEAQDSTEAFETVETIRNNAIAYRRGDGDTRQPIHDELDRLSPGMQDVVARAFTTYFELINLAEERERVREVRDGLQNGNLSDTVGEAVETLSAEGVEPDTVEEILEDVMIEPTFTAHPTEARRKTIKAKLWSVGKLIQDLDQIRLTDREVRRKKRELRAEVTSLWQTPQVRDRRPDVTDETLNIQWYLENSLFDVISEVYDELEHALAETYDDEVDVPNLYEFRSWAGSDRDGNPYVTPEVTEETLDRQRSVVLELYRDDLKSLSGVLSQDIDNVELNERFVENFEAHKADLPGVADGIEERYPDEPYRQKLKLMRESVLRVDDVRSGAYDDDEELLADLRIIAESLAENDADDIVEAHVQPLIRKVETFGFSLANLDIRDHRGKHTNALIETLDREGIDYDAMDEDERVEFLTEAILQDDPVIDIDDTDGLSEESAKVLTLFSSAAKWQREYGVDAIDTYAISWFEESSHALEVLFLGDQAGIVDLPGYCGFDIVPLFESEYALTRVREMLSTLFENEAYSQALDARNNTQEILLGYSDSSKENGYLAANWELYRNQKRMADICDDHDVTLRLFHGRGGSISRGGMPMHEAMLALPNQTVNGQIKFTEQGEAIAEKYGNPDVAERNLEQMLNAQVLARYNAMENPVEDIPEEWIDAFQTAADHASTEYRDLLETDGFVEYFEQATPITVIENLNMGSRPASRTEDRSLEDLRSIPWVFSWTQARCIIPGWYSVATGIQGYLDDGGDIETLQEMYEEWPYFGTILDHAGMALAKSDMEIATEYADLADEELRERFFPRIRTEYENSVELIQEISGRETLLKRSWMEDNLERRNPYVDPLNLLQTRLLAQSHLTETERRALRLTVHGIAAGMKNTG; via the coding sequence ATGACTTTACACGGCAGAGAGCTCACCCAGGACGTCCGCGAGCTGGGCGAGCTTCTGGGATCGGTCATCGAAGCGCAGGACTCGACGGAGGCCTTCGAGACCGTCGAGACGATCCGGAACAACGCGATCGCCTACCGCCGTGGGGACGGCGACACCCGTCAACCGATTCACGACGAACTCGACCGGCTCTCGCCGGGGATGCAAGACGTCGTCGCCAGGGCCTTTACCACCTACTTCGAGCTGATCAACTTGGCCGAGGAGCGCGAACGGGTCCGCGAGGTCAGGGACGGTCTGCAAAACGGGAACCTCTCGGACACGGTCGGGGAGGCTGTCGAGACGCTTTCGGCCGAGGGCGTCGAGCCGGACACCGTCGAGGAGATCCTCGAAGACGTCATGATCGAGCCGACCTTTACGGCTCATCCCACTGAAGCGCGACGCAAGACGATCAAGGCCAAGCTCTGGTCGGTCGGGAAGCTCATCCAGGACCTCGATCAGATCCGCCTCACGGACCGGGAGGTACGCCGGAAGAAACGCGAACTCCGGGCGGAAGTGACGAGTCTCTGGCAGACCCCACAGGTCCGTGATCGCCGTCCCGACGTGACCGACGAGACGCTGAACATCCAGTGGTACCTCGAAAACAGCCTCTTCGACGTCATCAGCGAGGTCTACGACGAACTCGAACACGCCCTCGCAGAGACCTACGACGACGAGGTCGATGTCCCGAACCTCTACGAGTTCCGGTCGTGGGCCGGCAGCGACCGTGACGGCAACCCCTACGTCACTCCCGAAGTCACCGAGGAAACCCTCGACCGCCAGCGAAGCGTCGTACTCGAGCTGTATCGGGACGATCTCAAGAGCCTCTCGGGCGTGCTGAGTCAGGACATCGACAACGTAGAGCTCAACGAGCGGTTCGTCGAAAACTTCGAGGCGCACAAGGCAGACCTCCCCGGCGTCGCCGACGGGATCGAGGAGCGCTATCCCGACGAGCCCTACCGTCAGAAGCTGAAACTGATGCGTGAGAGTGTCCTCCGCGTCGACGACGTCCGATCCGGCGCATACGACGACGACGAGGAACTCCTTGCCGACCTGCGGATCATCGCCGAAAGTCTCGCGGAGAACGACGCCGACGACATCGTCGAGGCACACGTCCAGCCCCTGATCCGAAAGGTCGAGACCTTCGGGTTCTCGCTGGCGAACCTCGACATCCGAGACCACCGCGGGAAGCACACGAACGCGCTGATCGAGACCCTCGATCGGGAGGGGATCGACTACGACGCGATGGACGAAGACGAGCGCGTCGAGTTCCTGACCGAGGCGATCCTCCAGGACGACCCGGTCATCGACATCGACGACACAGACGGTCTCTCTGAGGAGTCGGCGAAGGTCCTGACGCTGTTCTCCTCGGCCGCCAAGTGGCAGCGGGAGTACGGCGTCGACGCCATCGACACCTACGCGATCAGCTGGTTCGAGGAGTCCTCTCACGCACTGGAGGTTCTCTTCCTGGGCGATCAGGCCGGCATCGTCGACCTGCCGGGCTACTGCGGGTTCGACATCGTCCCGCTGTTCGAGAGCGAGTACGCCCTCACGCGCGTCCGGGAGATGCTGAGCACGCTCTTCGAGAACGAGGCCTACAGCCAGGCCTTAGACGCCCGGAACAACACCCAGGAGATCCTGCTCGGATATTCGGACTCCTCGAAGGAGAACGGCTATCTGGCGGCCAACTGGGAACTGTACCGCAACCAGAAGCGAATGGCCGACATCTGTGACGACCACGACGTCACCCTCCGGCTGTTCCACGGCCGGGGCGGGTCGATCTCCCGGGGCGGGATGCCGATGCACGAGGCGATGCTCGCACTGCCCAACCAGACGGTCAACGGTCAGATCAAGTTCACCGAGCAAGGTGAGGCCATCGCCGAGAAGTACGGCAACCCCGACGTCGCCGAGCGCAACTTAGAGCAGATGCTCAACGCGCAGGTGCTGGCGCGGTACAACGCCATGGAAAACCCCGTCGAGGACATCCCAGAGGAGTGGATCGACGCCTTCCAGACGGCGGCCGACCACGCCAGCACTGAGTACCGCGACCTCTTGGAGACCGACGGGTTCGTCGAGTACTTCGAGCAGGCGACCCCGATCACGGTCATCGAGAACCTCAACATGGGCTCGCGGCCGGCCTCCCGGACGGAGGATCGGAGCCTCGAGGACCTCCGATCGATCCCGTGGGTGTTCTCCTGGACGCAGGCCCGGTGTATCATCCCCGGCTGGTACTCCGTCGCCACGGGCATTCAGGGCTACCTCGACGACGGCGGGGACATAGAAACGCTGCAGGAGATGTACGAGGAATGGCCGTACTTCGGGACGATCCTCGATCACGCCGGGATGGCGCTTGCCAAATCCGACATGGAAATCGCCACCGAGTACGCCGACCTCGCCGACGAGGAACTCCGCGAGCGGTTCTTCCCCCGGATCCGGACCGAATACGAGAACTCCGTCGAACTCATCCAGGAGATCTCCGGGCGGGAGACCCTCCTCAAGCGGTCGTGGATGGAGGACAACCTCGAGCGCCGGAACCCCTACGTCGATCCGCTGAACCTGCTCCAGACCCGGCTGCTCGCCCAATCGCACCTCACCGAGACCGAACGCCGGGCGCTCCGGCTGACGGTCCACGGCATCGCGGCCGGCATGAAGAACACCGGATAA
- a CDS encoding helix-turn-helix domain-containing protein — protein sequence MRELVFALAYKPGCNAVADTLAEHPGARIRSLSLHATDERLWRVDHASGSPDALDAIAEAFRSSDYYADCLADGDCGATQTTDVLDRDEETLVLYSYWERSPVCVSVPHLALDHLGDGLLFDTRNEGRHYTWRIIHSGTGDVAAFFDALAAAVGDCAEMEMLRTGVTAEPGAGVGADPTGLSAEQEAALRAAVEHGYYESPREVDVSELADHLEVPRSTLTYRLRRAEESLAKEYVAGETRSETSPSRDR from the coding sequence ATGCGCGAGCTGGTCTTTGCCCTGGCGTACAAGCCAGGGTGCAACGCCGTTGCGGACACCCTCGCCGAGCACCCCGGTGCGCGGATCCGGTCGCTGTCGCTGCACGCGACCGACGAGCGCCTCTGGCGAGTCGATCACGCCAGCGGGTCACCGGACGCCCTCGACGCCATCGCCGAGGCATTCCGGTCGTCGGATTACTACGCCGACTGTCTGGCCGACGGGGACTGCGGCGCGACTCAGACGACGGACGTGCTGGACCGTGACGAGGAGACGCTCGTGCTGTACTCCTACTGGGAGCGCAGTCCTGTCTGTGTCTCGGTACCCCATCTCGCCCTGGACCACCTCGGCGACGGGTTGCTGTTCGATACGCGCAACGAGGGCCGCCACTACACCTGGCGGATCATCCACTCGGGGACCGGCGACGTCGCGGCCTTCTTCGACGCGCTTGCGGCCGCTGTCGGGGACTGTGCCGAGATGGAGATGCTCCGGACGGGCGTGACGGCCGAGCCGGGCGCTGGCGTGGGTGCGGACCCAACGGGGCTCTCGGCCGAACAGGAAGCTGCCCTCCGGGCGGCTGTCGAACATGGCTACTACGAGAGCCCCCGCGAGGTCGACGTCAGCGAACTCGCCGATCACCTCGAGGTGCCCCGATCGACGCTGACCTACCGGCTGCGGCGTGCCGAGGAGTCTCTGGCGAAAGAGTACGTGGCAGGGGAGACCCGTTCGGAAACGTCGCCGAGTCGCGACAGATAG